The DNA region TAGAGAAGCCTTGGAGGTGATAAAGCGTGAGCATGAAAAGCGAGCTTAAAAGAAAGGCACTTCACTTAACAGGGCTGAGCATCCCCATGATATACCTGCTTTTCGGTAGGGAGTTCACACTTAGATTTACAGGATTTTTCTTGATTCTCTTCGTGATTCTCGAGCCATTTAGAATAGTTGAGCACCTGCGAGACGGCGTGAAGAAGAGGCTCCATCTGTATGTGGACGAAGAGATAATAGCAAAATTTGAGGATGAACTGGATAGCATAGCGAGAGAACACGAAAGGTACTGGATTGGAGCGCATATATACTTCACCTTAGCCGCACTCATCGTCATTTATCTGTTTCCAGAGGACATAGCCATAGGTGCTATTGCCGCTGCTACATTGGGAGATGCAATGGCAGCTATAATTGGAAAGAGCTTTGGAAGACATCGCTTCAAAAACGGCAAAAGCTTAGAAGGAAGCTCAGCTTACTTCCTAACAGCCCTTTTAATTCTAGTGCCCTTAACAGACTTACCGCACGGCATAATAGGGGCATTAGCAGGGGCTATAACGGAATTCTATGAACTACCGCCGGATGATAACTTTTCAAACCAGCTGGCAATAGCTGTAGTGCTCTATGTGTTTAGAATAGCACTATTTTAGAGAATAAAACAAAAAAAGAAGAGTCATTGAATTTGAACTTCAGCAAACGTGCTTATGTTATCTTGGTCGCCCCACTCGTTGTCGCTGTCGTGCATGCTTGGATCATCGGGCAAGCTTTCAACGGCTGAATCCCCAGCGCTTGAGCCTGTTACCCAAGCGGTTATGTAGACTTTGCTTGCTTTTCCTCCCAAGACCTCCCATGGAATTGCTACCTCCAATGTTTGAAGGCCATTTACTTTACCTGTCCATGCAATAAAGCCTATCTCCGCTATATCGTAGCGCTCCCAGCTAGTTCCATTCCAAATGCTTAGCTGTGCTGCTTCAATTGAATCTGTTCCTTTCTCTCCAAAGAACTCTCCTTTCCAGTAGAAGTACATTTGGGCATCAATACCCCTTGTAAATGCCATCTTCCTATCCCATGCATCAGTATTTCCAGTGTATCCCCCTTCTTTGTAGTCCAAGCCAATTCCGTAGGCCACTCTCCATGAGGCTTTGTTGTCTGTAGTTAGGGCTACGTAGAGATAGGTATCATCATAATCAACATAGAGGGCTTTTAAGTTTGCTCCATCCTGGCCAAATCCTTGCGTATCTTCCGCTACTTTCGTTTCAGCACTCCAATCATCTAAGTTACCATCCACAGTCTTAGTGAGCTTCGATACCAAGTCCTCCTTCTCAGCAATTTCTAAAAAGCTTTCAATTTCTTTTTGAAGCCTCAACAACCTGGAATATGCAGAGAATATCTTTGTAGCACCTCTGAGCTCATAATGAGGCATGGAGATGAGGTTTTGACCTTCATTATAGAGCTCTTGGCTTTCATTGAGCTTAAGCTTAAATTCCTCAATTTGTTGCATGTACTTCTCAGGTAGCCTCATTGCAGAGAGGTTTTCCATAATATCAAGGGTTTGCTGGTATTTCGGCCAATAGAGCTTCGGCCATACATAGACACCCATTTTGACGAGATCATTTTGAGTCTTAGCGATTCTTCCAACATCAATCTTAAGCGTTGCAATGTTGTTGTTCTCATTGACCTCTTCTATTTCATTGTTGGGATCAACAACAGCTTTTAATTCATGGGTTCCCCATGCTTTCGAGTATTCGTAAGTGTAGCTCAATGAAATGTTGCCCTTTGCAGAAACATTCACTATCCAGCTCTTTATGAGGTTATCGTCATCAAAAAGCTCCACAGTAACGTTTTGAGCGTCCACTTCACCAAGGTTCTCCACAGTGATTGTGAGGTTTGCAGGCTGCCATTGCTCAACATTTAGAACGTTTGAGGAAATGCTAACGGCCAGCTCGGGTTTTGGAATTGGGATCTCGATTACAGTGAGGTTTGAGAATGTGTCACTATCTCCCCACTCATTGCCACTATCAGCTACAACGGAGCTTTCGGGAAGTACATCAACCGCAGATCCACCTCCTCCTGTTACCCATGTAATAACAGCGATTTTGTTTGTTCTTCCCCCTATAGCACTCCATGGGATTTTAATTTCAAGAGTTTTCAAACCAATGGAACTGTTTCCTGTCCATGCAAAGCTTCCCCCAACATCGCCGACTTTCTTATACTCCCATCCGCTTCCTGTCCAAGGTAGAAAAGCAACGTTCTCCTGCCCATCCACAGTGGGCTTTGCTTGTGACTTATCCCACCACGTATAGAGTTCGTAATCAATTGCATAGCCACCTTCAAAGTTTATGCTTCTTCCCCAGGCATCACTCGTTCCAGTGTATCCGTTCCCGCTTCCGGGATCAACATCAATACCTATACCATACGCCATATCCCAATTGGCATTGTTGTTCGCTTCGAGTGCTATGTATAAATACTGATCGTCGTAAGAGACATAGAAAGAACTTAGATTTCCACCATCAACACCATATCCTAAATTGTCTTTTGCTACAAGCTCATAGCCCGCCCAATCGCTTAAGTCTCCATCGATGGTCTTTGGAGCTAGAGGAAGGGTTATAAAATTCGTTAAAGTATCACTGTCAGTCCACTCCGAATTTCCTGTAGAGGGATAATTAACGTCGGGGTCAACTGGAAGGGTATCAACTGCAGAATCCCCATCGTTATTTCCAGCAACCCAAGATATTAGTGCCAAGTTAGAGGGCTTTCCACCTAAAGTACTCCAAGGAATCTTTATTTCTATTGTTTGAATGCCACTATCACCACCAATGTACTCATAATCCCCGACATCTTTCATGTTTCCAACGAATTGCCAACTGCTTCCATCCCACTTACGAAGTTCCATCCAAGTTATTTGACCATCTTGAGCTTCTGCATATACTATATACTCCGGTAGATATGTCCCATTAAAGTATATTTTCTTTGCCCAAGGATCGCTACTTCCACCACTAGCACTTCCCGGATTAATGTCAATCGCAATCCCGTAATCAGGCCAATATTTAGCCGTATTATTAGTTTTGATGGCGATGTAGAGATATTCGTCATCCCAAGCCACGTAGAGGTTGTCGAGATTTGCTCCAGGAACAGTGCTATCAACGCCGCGAGACACTAAATCCAGTGTGCCCCAATCGTTTAGGTTTCCATCGATAATTTTAGTGCCATAGAGCGCATTTACAAACCCCACTGTCGGTACTACACTCAACACAATCAAAACAATAATGCCCAGACTAACTACTCCCAACCTCATTTTGAGTCACCCCGGGTGATAATTGTTCACCCTAGTTGATATATGAGCATAAAATATTTATATATCTTTTTGAATATCACTAGTAGTGATAATTCACTTGGAGGTGCAGGAATGGAGAAGATCAACTTCATCTTTGGCATTCATAATCACCAGCCCCTTGGAAACTTTGGTTGGGTGCTCGAGGAGGCATATAACAACTCATACCGGCCGTTCATGGAAATTCTCGAGGAATTCCCAAACATGAAGCTTGCGGTTCATTTCAGCGGGCCCCTCTTAGAGTGGCTCGATGAAAACCATCCCGATTATATCGATCTCTTGAAAAAGCTCATCAAAAAAGGGCAGCTGGAGATAGTTGTCGCTGGTTTTTATGAACCCGTTTTAGCTGCGATCCCTAAAGAGGATAGAATTCTACAAATTAATCTTCTAAAGAATTATGCTAAAAGTCTCGGCTATGATGCCAAAGGAGTGTGGCTGACCGAGAGAGTTTGGCAGCCGGAGCTGGTGAAATCGCTTAGGGAGGCAGGGATCGAGTATGTAGTCGTTGATGACTACCACTTTATGAGCGCCGGGCTGAGCAAAGAAGAGCTTTATTGGCCGTATTATACTGAAGACGGTGGAGAGGTAATAAGCGTCTTTCCAATTGACGAAAAGCTCCGCTATCTCATACCATTTAGACCTGTGGAAAAGACAATTGAGTACTTAGAAGGCCTTGTCGATAAAGACCCATCAAAAGTTGCCGTGTTCCACGATGATGGAGAGAAGTTTGGTGTCTGGCCGGGGACGCACGAATGGGTATACAAAAAGGGATGGCTTAGAGAGTTCTTTGATACTGTAACAAGCAACGAAAAGATTAACTTAATGACTTACTCCGAATATCTGGCCAAGTTTACTCCAAAAGGCTTGGTTTACCTCCCAATTGCTTCCTACTTTGAGATGAGTGAGTGGTCCCTTCCAGCGAAGCAAGCAAAGCTCTTCGTTGAGTTCGTCGAACAGCTTAAAGAAGAGGGCAAGTTTGAAAAGTACCGCGTCTTTGTTAGAGGAGGAATTTGGAAGAACTTCTTCTTCAAGTATCCAGAAAGCAATTTTATGCACAAGAGAATGCTTTACGTGAGCAGACTTGCAAGAGAGCATGAAGAAGCGAGGAACTACATTCTAAAGGCCCAGTGCAACGATGCCTACTGGCACGGCGTCTTTGGAGGTGTTTACCTGCCGCATTTGAGAAGGGCAATTTGGGAGAATATAATCAAAGCCCAGAGCTACTTCCCAAGCGAGGCTAAAGTCTTAGATGTAGACTTCGACGGCAAAAAAGAAGTCATGCTTGAAAATTCTCACTTTATAGCAACTATTAAGCCCCATTATGGCGGAAGCATCTTCGAGCTGAGCTCCAAAAAGAGAGCGGTAAACTACAACGATGTCTTAGCAAGGAGATGGGAGCACTATCATGATGTCCCAGAGGCCGCAACTCCCGAGGAAGAGACTGAAGAAGGTGTTGCAAGCATTCATGAGCTTGGAAAAGAAATTCCAGAAGAGATTAAGCGTGAATTAGCTTACGACTGGCAGCTTAGGGCCATACTCCAAGACCACTTCCTCAAAGAGGGTGAAACGCTCGATAACTACCGCCTCGTTAAGTACTGGGAACTCGGCGATTTCGTGAACCAGCCCTATGAGTTTGAGCTGAGTGAAGGAAAGATAAAACTCTGGCGCAATGGCGGACTCTACGGAGAGGAAAAAGTCCCAGCAAAGGTTGAGAAGGAGATTGAGCTCACGGAGGACGGATTTATAGTGAGGTACAGAGTGGTGCTCGAAAAGCACTATAAAGCCCTCTTTGGTGTTGAGCTCAACTTGGCGGTGCACAGTGTAATGGAAAAGCCAGAAGAATTCGAAGCACAGAGCTTTGAAATAAATGATCCCTATGGAATGGGCAAAGTTAGAATAGAGCTCAACAAGAAAGCCAGAGTCTGGAAGTTCCCGATAAAAACACTCTCACAGTCAGAGAGCGGATGGGACTTCGTGCAGCAGGGAGTTAGCTACACGTTATTATTCCCAATTGAAAAGGAGCTTGAATTTGAGGTTAGGTTTAGGGAAGTTTAAGCTATTTTTCTACCACCCCAATCTTTTTATGTCATTAGTTCAAGCTTATCGATGTAGCGGAAAAGTAGGTGAGGACTTTGAAGCCCCGATTTGATGCTTATTTTTTAACATTTAGAGAGGCTAATAGATTGCTCGTCGGTAGGGGTGAAGTTAGAATAAATTTGGATTTAGGAAAAACTAAAAGAACACTCACGGTCATTGCGGAGGAGGATAGGGTAATCTTCCCCGATGGGAGTGAAGTGGAGAAGAAGATTTTAGGAAAAATAGCTAAAGATGAAAACAACATATACTTCGTCAAAGATGGGGGAATATTCAAGGCAGCAATAGCTAAAGAAGGCTTTTACAAGCTTGTTCCGACAATCCCACCCACAATAGAGATAAACGGCATTAGAATGCACCGCACGAAGGAAGTAACTCCCTTAGAGGATACCCTCAGCAAAATCAACACAGTAAAGCCAAAGGAGGGAGAAATGCTCCTCGACACGTGCATGGGGCTTGGCTATACCGCAATAGAGAGCGCCAAAAGAGGGGCGTACGTAATGACAATTGAAAAAGACCCAAACGTTTTAGAGCTAGCGAAGCTCAACCCCTGGAGCTGGGAGCTCTTTCACTCGCAGAACATCCAAGTAATCCATGGAGATGCATTTGATGTTGTAAAGCGCTTTAGAGATGAGACATTTGATGTCATAATCCATGACCCGCCGCGCTTCAGCCTAGCGGGACATTTGTACAGCGAGGAGTTTTATAGGGAGCTATTTAGAGTGCTGAAGAAGGGAGGAAGGCTCTTCCACTACGTCGGAAATCCAGGGAAGAAGTATAGAAGAAAAGATTTGCAAAGAGGAGTTATGGAAAGGCTGAGAAAAGTAGGATTTAAGAACGTTAAGCGGGTTGAGGAAGCGCTGGGACTAGTAGCAAAGAAGGTTTAGAAAAAAGAAAACCTTACTCCTTCTTCCCCAAAATCTCCTCAACGTTAAATCCTTCTTTTCCTTCAACGAGCTTGCGCTCAAAGAACTCCATTATGAGCTTGTAACGCTTTGCCCTGTGCCTTGGGGAGCCCCTTATACTGTGTCCGTGGGCGCCTTTCTTAAATATTGCAATGTAAGTCTCTTTTCCTAAGTCCTTAAGCACGTGATAGAACATTACAGATTGGTCCAAGGGGCAGCGGTAGTCTTCGAGGGAGTGAATTATCAGCAAGGGTGCTTTTACTCTGTCCGCATAGAATAGTGGGCTAAGCTTCTTGTAGTTCTCGTTTTCGAGTGGATTTTCACCAATGACCTCTTTATCGAACCAAAGACCAATGTCCGAGAAGGCATAGCTCGTCAGCCAGTAGCTTATTCCATTCTCACTAACGCCAGCTTTGAAGAGGTCACTTTGCGTTAGTGCCCAGTTAGTCATATACCCTCCATAGCTTATGCCCGTGATTCCTACCCTTTCCTTATCTGCTTGAGGCTCGAGCGTGAAGAATTCCTCTATGCCCCTGAGTATGTCTTGGAAGTCCTCTAAGCCCGTTCTTTCAAGCACTCTAAGTGCAAAGTCCTCATCATAGCCATTGCTTCCTCTTGGATTGACAAAAACTATGTAAAAGCCCTTATCTGCCAAGAGCTGCATCTCGTACTTGAAGTAATATCCATACATACCCTTGGGCCCGCCGTGAACAAAGACTATAACGGGAGCTTTCTCGCCCTCCTTTATGTCTGGCTTTATATACCACCCGTCAAGCTCTAAATCGAGGCTCTTAAAGCGGAAGTGCTTTATTGGTCTCCTCTTGAGCTTGCTCAAAATAGGCCCGTTGTAGTCGGTGAGCTGCTTGAGCTCGCCGTCCCATATGAAGGCCTCGCTCGGCATGGTGTCAATTTGCTTGAGGAATACAACCTTTCCGTCATCACTCACGTCAAAGCCCATAACCCACGCATTTTCTTCAACGATTGAGATTAGCTCCTCGCCGCTCAGCTTGTACAATGAAACCCTCCCTTCTCTTGGGCTTAGGAAGTAAACATTCCCTTGGGCATCAAACTTTCCTTCCCAGTTATTGTAGATAAAGCGCTCTGTGAGAGGCTTGACCTCCTCGCCGTCCCAAATGTAGAGATAATCATGCTCACTGAGCTTTTCTTTCTTTGGCTTACCTATGAGCAAAAGATCCTTTCCGTTTGAGTCAATTGCTGCAAATGAGACCTTCTCAAATATCTTCTCGCTCTCACCGTCCTTATACCTAAAGATGTCGTAGAACTTGAAGAACTGAAGCTTGCCGTTCTCTCTGTGGGGGACGTTATATATTACCTCATCGCCGTGCCACAGTCCAGAGGAGAACTTTTCAGCCGTGAACTCCTCTAAAATTTCCTCGCCTTCGCTGTCGTAAATCCAAAATGTTGTCTTTTCACCGTCAAAAAAGCCCTTATTGTCGAACCAAACTGGAACGTCGTACTCAAAGATAAAGTCCTCATCTTCTCTCCTCTTGAAGCCAGTGATTAACAAGCGCCTATCATCTTCGTTCCAGCTCACGTTTAAAATGTTCTTAACTTCCATGAGCTTTTTAGCGCTCATGCTCCTCAAATCAATCAGCCAGAGCTCGCTCGTCTTTTTCTCTTCATTTCCTCTGACGAAAGTCAGTTTTGCTCCGCTCGGAGAAAAGCGGGGCATTGAAGCATTCTCCACGTATTTTCTCTCTCCACTCTCAAGTTCCTCAACGACAATTGTATTCTCGTATTTGTTGTCTTTGAGGTTTGCTTTGGTCAAAACGTAGGCAACCCTCTTTCCATCTTTGGAAATCCTTACATCGCTCAAGTAGGAAAACTTTGCAAAAGTGTTTTCATCCCATTCGATATTATTCATAACGCTATCACCTAAGTTATAAAGAGCCTTAAAAGTATTTAAACTTTAACTCTATTAAGGAGAAAGAAAGGTGGGACTAATGAAAGAAGAACACGCCGTCACAGTAATACTAATCACAGGACTTGCCTTATCATTAATTACAAAGTCATACATTGGAATAGTATTCGCGGCCTTAGGAATTCCTCTCTACCTGGCGTATTTAGCTAGAGAACAGAACATACTCGTCAAGGCCAGGCTCTTCGACAGAGATCTGTTTTTAATGATGGGAATAACTCTGGTGATAATCCTAGCATTCAAGAAATTCTCAGATCCAAGAATTGGACTCATTTCTATGGCCGTTGTAATACCGCTGGCATTTTTAATTTGGGACAGACTAAAGGGTAGAGAGTAGCTCTAAAACCTTCGCAGAATTACCGCTTTTCTTGTATACACCTACCGCATCTTTAAGTGCATCTAAAAACTCCTCCTCAATTCCAAATTTTTCCCTAATTTTCTTTGAGATTGTATTGTCGTTGAGAAAAACCATTGCCATTGCCGAAGTTAAGTTTTTAGGCTTCCTCCTCAAGCTGGCTTTCTCGAAGTCAATTATCCACACATCCTTTCCGATTAATATGTGCTTTCCTCCTTGGATTTGGCCGTGATCAACGCCAAGCTGATCGAGTTTAAGCGTCTTTTGAGCTATTTCAATTATGTGCCTCTTCTCAACGTCAGCATAAAGAATAGGCTCTCCATCCATAAAACACCTTACTAAATAGTCCAAACCCTCAAAGCTTCCTGCGAAAATGAGTTCAGACGTTATACCCTGCCCTTTCAAAAATTCAAGTATCTCCGCTTCACGCTTTAGAGTTTTTCTCGGAGAGTCCCTGCGCTGCAGTTTTATGAGAACTTTTTCACCTTTCAGCTGACCAGTAAAAACTAAACTAGTGTTACCTTTCGAGTATGGAATGACATCAGTTATTCCACGCTCTCCCAAATGCCCATAAAACCTTTTGAGGGTGTCTTCATCAAGTAAGTGACTTATCATGGCTTTTCGATAACCTTAAATACCCCAAAGAATAAAATTATTTTGGTGGTAAGCTATGGTGACAGCTTTTATTTTGATGGTTACGGCTGCTGGAAAGGAAAGAGAAGTTATGGAGAAACTTTTGGCCATACCAGATGTTAAGGAGGCCTACGTCGTTTATGGAGAATACGACCTCGTTGTAAAAGTTGAGACTGAAACACTAAAAGATTTGGATCAATTCATCACAGAAAAGATAAGAAAGATGCCCGAGATACAGATGACATCAACAATGATAGCTATATGAAGCTTTCTTTCTTTTCTCAGTTACGTTTTTAAAAGCTCTTCTCAAACCCTTACTTGGTGAGTGATGATGCCGTATTTGGTGATAGAGCACCTTGAGGAGATAAGCGAGTGGCTCTGGCTTGAATATTCTCATGTAGCTAAGTGGTGGGGAGATAATCTGATATTTACAAATGTTAGAGAAGATGAGAGAGAAAGACTCGCAAAGCTTGGAAATGTCCTGAGCGAAAGCGTAACGAAGTTCCCATTCGACCGCTCAAAGATAATAGTCCTCGATCTGCAGGCAGAGGAAGAGCTTAAGCCAGAAGACATTGAGGAGGACACAATAATCATAGTGGGCGGTATTTTGGGAAACGCCATCCCTACAGGAAGAACAAAGGAGTTCATAACCTCAAAGATGGAGGGCGTTAAGGTAAGGCACATAGGGAAGCCGCAGTTCTCAATTGACGGGGCGTCAATAGTGGCAAAGCTCATAGCTGACGGCAAAAGGCTCGAGGAGATTGAGTACGAGGAAAACCCAACGATTAAGCTCGATGAGTTCAGCGAGATGACTCTTCACTACGCAGTGCTGAAGATAAATGGGGAGCTTTTGCTCACGCCCGGCCTTTTGGAGCTCCAAAAGGAGGAGCTTGGATTTGACGATGATGAAATAAGTGATGAGGAATTAGATGCTTTTTTCGCAGGGGAGGGAGAGCTCTAACTCACCTCAATCCCCTCAGCTTCTCCAAAACCCTCGCCCTATCCTTTTTGTCTACGATGAGGAAAATCTCTTGTACGCTGCCGTCGCTTTTTGCCAAAAGCTTGAAGCCCGTTAATGTCTCCCTAACAACTTTAATCTCAAAGCCTCGAGAATCGCTGGCGTAAATGCGCCCAGGGATTACCTTCTTAACACCTTCAATTGAGGATATCTCCTCAAGAACAGGAAGGATGCCCTTCAGGAGATGATGCTCTCTCTTGACGCCGCGCTTGAAGTACTTGGGCATGGATGAGAGTACGGGCCGGGCTTTTTATCTTTTACTGATGATAGGTTCATCCAAACAGCAATAAGATTTTTATATTTTTGATGTAGTAAAAATTTTAGGTGAGATAATTATGAAGTTTAGGGCACTGGTGGTAGTACTCCTTGCAATTATGTTCTTGACCCAGACCCTCACAGCAACGGGGGCGCCTAGCAAAAATTCTCAAACCGCCGCATTGGTGATTATCTCCATGCCCGAGGGAGCTACCGTTAGCATATCAAACCAAAGCGGAGTATGGTACACCCCCGTTAATATAACTCTGTTCCCGGATGTGAAGGGAGGGGAGTATAAAATTACAATCTCAAAAGAGGGCTATCCTACGGCGATAGCCATTATCAATCTGACTCCTAGAGACGTGAAGATCATAAAGGTCGACCTTGAAGGCCTGCGTGCTGCTTTTGGTGAGAATGCAACGGTGGAGTTTAATGAAGCCCCCTATGAAAGTATTAAAGGAGGACATGCCTCCTCGTGGGTGGGATGCGGGGGCATGTCCTTTTCACCGCTTCGCGAGCCGCCCATGAACGTCCTGAAGCCGAGCAGCGGCGACCGCTACTTCCTCCTCATCCCAAACAACACCCCCATCCAAACACCGGGATGCATTGTGCTTACGAGGATATACTTCCATGGGGAGGACGGCTACTCAATCGTGAGCAGCTTCCCATACTTCTCGAGTTATATCCCCCCAATGGCCACGATAGTGGTAAACTCCACACCAAAAGACGCTAAAGTATATGTGTTCGACCATCACATCTCTGCAGAATGGTTCACCCCAATGACGCTTAGAGTCCCTGTGATTAAGGAGCCGGTGAACAATGTGACCCTCTACTACCCCGATTTTGAGCGCAGAGCGGATGGGAAGGTGGTGCAAAAGGTAATCACAAGAAACATCAGCATCATATCCCCCTTTGATACATATAGGATCAAGGTTGCCTACGGCAATTATGCTCTTGAAACGATGATTAAACCTGCACCGGGTGAAACGATGACCCTCAACGTGGAATTTGAAACTCTGAGAAAGGCCTTTGAAGTAGTGCCCATGAACGGGACTTTAAACATCTATACAGACCCCAAAAATGCCGCGCTGATGATAAAGGACTCCTCAGGGGAAATCGTTGCGAGAGGATATGCTCCGATGCGGCTTAGCCTTCCTCCCGGCGAGTACACCATCACCGCCTCCAAGTACCGCGCTGGAGCCAACGTGGCAAGAGTATATGTTGCATCAAACACATCAAAAAGCGTTACTCTCCACCTCTCCCAAAAGCAAGCAGTTCTGAAGCTCAATGTATTCCCAGCAAATGCCACTGTTTTGGTCAACGGCGCTCGTAGGGGAGAAGGAATTGAGCGGTTAGTTCTGAAGGCTGGAGATTACGTAATCACATTCAGAGCCCCGGGATTTCTTGAACACAAAGAGAGGATAATTCTCCATCCAGGAGATACAAAAGTGCTGAACGTCACCCTGACACCTCTGCCCACCTAAAGGTGAGACTTTATGCCTTCTTTTTAACCTTCACTGCAATGCCCCTTCTTGCTTTAACCATTTCCTCGCCGCTCAAGATGGCTTTTCCAACTGCCACTACCTGCCCTTCTTTGACGACACCCACTATATCATCGGGCCTTATTTTTGAGTCAGCTTCATTTACACCAACGGCAAAGACATCTCCTCTCAACTCAAAGTCAATCTTGACCCAATAGGAGTTTGTTGCATCGTAAATGCGCTGCATTCCAAATGGAGTAACGCTTATAACGCCGTCCTTATATGTGGCTGTCTGCTTGCCCTCAACGAAGAGCCTGAGCATCTTTGAGCCTTTGATTTGGCCTCCTTCAGGAAGAACGGCCTCTCCTGCACCTAAGCCAAAGTAGAAGTCGAAGACCTTCCTTATACCGTCGTAGAAGCGATATGCCCTGTCCTCTTTGCCAGCTGTTAAGTCTAAATTAAGTTCCTTAAGAGTATCCCTAAGAGCATTTAAGCTCTCATGGCTTGTAGTGCCTCCTTTCACTGGAACAAAGATTATTTCGCGCCCGCTCATTTCACTCGCTCTCTTGGCAATCTCAACGTAGGCTTCATCCACATGTGCGACGATTGGCACATTAGGATACTTCTCCAAAGTCTTAGCTAAAAGCTTTGCAGCTGAGCTAATTTCCTCTTCGCTCCAGTGGCCGGTAACGACTATATCATACTTAGCCAGCCACTCCCACTCCCTTGGAACAACGCCAAAAGGCGAAGTTAAGATAAGCTCATGGACTTTGTAGCGTCCGCTACCCAAAGCCTCTTTTACAGCTTTTCTATAGAGCATATGGCTCCTCGAGTAGGAGTAGGGCTTTTTAGCCGAGCACGGGAACAATAGGAGGAGTTCAACGTTCTTAGGTGGTTCGAATCTCTCCTCAACGCGCTGGTGCCACCTTTTAACTTCAGGCCTATTTTGGGAGGCATCGCTTATGAAGTAAACCGTTTCCTTTTGAATTGGGGTGTATTTTTCGAGATAATCCCCATATTCTTTATCCGCTATCCTCAATATGCCGGCGTTATACTGGGTAGGGAAGAAGTTTTCAACAAGGTAGCGGAGCTTGCCTTCTTTCAAAGCCTCTCTTACGAGAGCAATAGTTTTTTGGGCAAATTCAAGAGAGTTTTCTCCTTCTTCCCAAAGCAAGGGAGAGTAAGGGATAAATGCCTTCTTATGGAAGTCGTAGAGCTTTAAGCTCTTAGTGTCAAAGGCATCAACGCCGAGGTAGACGGCTAATGGATAAAAGAATGGCTCCAAATCAGTGATTATCATTAAGTTGGGATTTTTCTCCCTTATTAATGCAAGAGTGGCAACAAATCTCCTATAATCCTTGACTAAAATCTTAGAGTTGCCCAGATAAACCGCATCGAACTCATTTTCACTCAACACCACATCTAAGAACTCCTCAAGAACGTCCAAAAACCTTATTGCTGGAACGTAGAGGGTGTTGAACTTCGAATAATCTACCTCATAGAGCCTAGTAAAGGCCTTTTTCACGATTTCAAGGGGGGTATAAAAGCTGATCGGAATGGAAGGGGCTAAATTAA from Palaeococcus pacificus DY20341 includes:
- a CDS encoding diacylglycerol/polyprenol kinase family protein, which translates into the protein MSMKSELKRKALHLTGLSIPMIYLLFGREFTLRFTGFFLILFVILEPFRIVEHLRDGVKKRLHLYVDEEIIAKFEDELDSIAREHERYWIGAHIYFTLAALIVIYLFPEDIAIGAIAAATLGDAMAAIIGKSFGRHRFKNGKSLEGSSAYFLTALLILVPLTDLPHGIIGALAGAITEFYELPPDDNFSNQLAIAVVLYVFRIALF
- a CDS encoding class I SAM-dependent methyltransferase; translation: MKPRFDAYFLTFREANRLLVGRGEVRINLDLGKTKRTLTVIAEEDRVIFPDGSEVEKKILGKIAKDENNIYFVKDGGIFKAAIAKEGFYKLVPTIPPTIEINGIRMHRTKEVTPLEDTLSKINTVKPKEGEMLLDTCMGLGYTAIESAKRGAYVMTIEKDPNVLELAKLNPWSWELFHSQNIQVIHGDAFDVVKRFRDETFDVIIHDPPRFSLAGHLYSEEFYRELFRVLKKGGRLFHYVGNPGKKYRRKDLQRGVMERLRKVGFKNVKRVEEALGLVAKKV
- a CDS encoding CARDB domain-containing protein, which encodes MRLGVVSLGIIVLIVLSVVPTVGFVNALYGTKIIDGNLNDWGTLDLVSRGVDSTVPGANLDNLYVAWDDEYLYIAIKTNNTAKYWPDYGIAIDINPGSASGGSSDPWAKKIYFNGTYLPEYIVYAEAQDGQITWMELRKWDGSSWQFVGNMKDVGDYEYIGGDSGIQTIEIKIPWSTLGGKPSNLALISWVAGNNDGDSAVDTLPVDPDVNYPSTGNSEWTDSDTLTNFITLPLAPKTIDGDLSDWAGYELVAKDNLGYGVDGGNLSSFYVSYDDQYLYIALEANNNANWDMAYGIGIDVDPGSGNGYTGTSDAWGRSINFEGGYAIDYELYTWWDKSQAKPTVDGQENVAFLPWTGSGWEYKKVGDVGGSFAWTGNSSIGLKTLEIKIPWSAIGGRTNKIAVITWVTGGGGSAVDVLPESSVVADSGNEWGDSDTFSNLTVIEIPIPKPELAVSISSNVLNVEQWQPANLTITVENLGEVDAQNVTVELFDDDNLIKSWIVNVSAKGNISLSYTYEYSKAWGTHELKAVVDPNNEIEEVNENNNIATLKIDVGRIAKTQNDLVKMGVYVWPKLYWPKYQQTLDIMENLSAMRLPEKYMQQIEEFKLKLNESQELYNEGQNLISMPHYELRGATKIFSAYSRLLRLQKEIESFLEIAEKEDLVSKLTKTVDGNLDDWSAETKVAEDTQGFGQDGANLKALYVDYDDTYLYVALTTDNKASWRVAYGIGLDYKEGGYTGNTDAWDRKMAFTRGIDAQMYFYWKGEFFGEKGTDSIEAAQLSIWNGTSWERYDIAEIGFIAWTGKVNGLQTLEVAIPWEVLGGKASKVYITAWVTGSSAGDSAVESLPDDPSMHDSDNEWGDQDNISTFAEVQIQ
- the jtg gene encoding 4-alpha-glucanotransferase, giving the protein MEKINFIFGIHNHQPLGNFGWVLEEAYNNSYRPFMEILEEFPNMKLAVHFSGPLLEWLDENHPDYIDLLKKLIKKGQLEIVVAGFYEPVLAAIPKEDRILQINLLKNYAKSLGYDAKGVWLTERVWQPELVKSLREAGIEYVVVDDYHFMSAGLSKEELYWPYYTEDGGEVISVFPIDEKLRYLIPFRPVEKTIEYLEGLVDKDPSKVAVFHDDGEKFGVWPGTHEWVYKKGWLREFFDTVTSNEKINLMTYSEYLAKFTPKGLVYLPIASYFEMSEWSLPAKQAKLFVEFVEQLKEEGKFEKYRVFVRGGIWKNFFFKYPESNFMHKRMLYVSRLAREHEEARNYILKAQCNDAYWHGVFGGVYLPHLRRAIWENIIKAQSYFPSEAKVLDVDFDGKKEVMLENSHFIATIKPHYGGSIFELSSKKRAVNYNDVLARRWEHYHDVPEAATPEEETEEGVASIHELGKEIPEEIKRELAYDWQLRAILQDHFLKEGETLDNYRLVKYWELGDFVNQPYEFELSEGKIKLWRNGGLYGEEKVPAKVEKEIELTEDGFIVRYRVVLEKHYKALFGVELNLAVHSVMEKPEEFEAQSFEINDPYGMGKVRIELNKKARVWKFPIKTLSQSESGWDFVQQGVSYTLLFPIEKELEFEVRFREV